TGGGCTTTGGAGAAGTGCTGGGCATGAGGCTGTGCCTCGTTCATCACGCTGCTTCTCTTGCTGCCATCTCACTAGGCCTGTCTTTAGTCCTGGCCTTTCCTATTTGTTGTGCTCTCTTGCTGTCTCTGCGCCCTTCTTCCTTGCACGTTTTTAGCTCTTTGTCCTTGGTTTTCCTAGCAAGTAAAGTTTTGGGAGTGAGACATTTAGAGGGGTgtttttttcaagcagtttccatacatttctgtattttgtgaaAGAGTCCAAATGTTTTGGGAATTAAACTGGTGGGGAAGAAGTCCAACGTGGTTGAAAgtcaagttttgttttaaacagaaaaacaacaaaaaatttttATGACCTTGTAAGAAAAGAGGGGAAGTTTGAGATGTTTGTTAGGTTTAAGGTAGGGGCTGATTTCCTGTGGGAAGGCTTTTTGGATTTAGAGTGTGCCGTTGTCTGCTTCGTTAGTAGAGTTCAGGTGATTCCCTCTCTTTGGGTAGGGAGACCCCATGGACCGTCAGATGAGGCTGTGTGGAAGAGAAGAGCCTGACTGAACTGAGAGCTTTGTCTGGAACTGAGGGAATGCTGACATTTTATGTGCATTGGGAAAAGGGGTTTGTAACTTGAGGACTGCAAGGATTTGGTGAGATAATGTAGAGAGAAACTTGGAAGGGCCAAAAGTAACTAGAACATAACCCACCCTGGTTCCTTGGGTCTGAGTGTGTTCCAGGATGATTGTGAGGTAATCTTAGGAATTCTAGAACTACAGAATGGTTTGGTCATCTAGAACAAAAGCCCCTGAATTCTTTGTAGTTATTCCTAGTTACTTCTTATTAGTTCAAGTTACTTCCACTAGGCCACAGTTCTCCACGTCCTGTTGGCATGCTCCTGAACACTCCTTTTGAGGAGGTATCCACAGCTCCACTCATCGAGCTGTTTTATGTCTCAGCACTTTCAggtgaaagaatttcttcttttgatgaaTCCCAGGATACAGTTGTCTTCCTGTGCTGTGGGATGAGTGATGAAGGATGGAGTGCTGGGCAGCTGGATCCTCTGAAGTCCTTGGGTCTTGAGAGATGACATCCACACATCCTGTGGGAGCTGGATGGTTTCATTGGGAGACAAGTCACAAGTGCAGCAGTCGTAGGAGGCCATGTGTCCGTGTCCTTCTGAGCCTGGGGACAGTTTTTTTGAGAGTTAAAGTGTTTGGGAGTGTTTATAAAAGGAGGGATGTGTCAGGGCATTTTTCTAACTGAAGAATAGGAGGGGTAGGGTGTCATCAGTGAGGTTACAGGTTGTCATTTGAAGGCTTGGGCATTGATGACCTTCAAGGACTCTTCCAACGCAAACCATTGCCTGATGTCATGGTATTTGTGCGGTATGTCTTGCAGGACTTTTCCACCTGCCCTGGTTGGATCTTGATCCCTAAATTTGTTTGTTGTGAGGCTGGATGAGCcttggggaaagaaaggaagaggaggcatGTCAGGCTGGGATGCAAAAGAACTTTATtgatggaaaagcagagtgAAAAGTCAGGAGCATTGAGCTGGAAGGAAGCATATCTGAGGTGCAAATAGTGCAAGCATCAGTCTGCTTCCCTTGTGTAAGATAGATCTTGCCAGAGCAGCAAGGTCTTTGTGCCTTTTGATGTGAAGACAAGGCAGGAGATCCCTGATGTCCTTTGGCTTGTGAGAAGGAGGTATCAGATGAGGAGGCATCAGAAGAGAAATGGTCTCCATTGATGTGTTGGAGTGCAGGGTGCAGGTGTTTTCTGTCATAGGTTGTAGGGAGGGCCCTTAGCAGATGCCTCTACCTCCCAGGCCGTAGCCACATCCCAGGCCTCCCAGGCCTCCCAGTCCGTAGCCCAGGCCGTAGCCCAGGGCGTATCCGGAGTTGATGGGCACTCCCAGGGCACTGAGGTCGTTGCCCACGGCAGCGGATGCGGAGGATCCAACGGCGGTGctctgggggaaggaggtgaggaTGGGTCCTGGGAGAGTGACCTGGACAGCAGGAGGCTGGATGACAACGCGGGAAGCCTGAcactgcctgacacagggctcGTTGCAGCTGTTAGCCAGCGGGGTGGGTCCGCAAGAGCCGCAGCGGTCGTAGCAGGCCATGTGTGTGGTGTGGAGGGGTGCctgtggaagagagagagggtgTTGAGAAAGGgttgggggagagggggtgaggagaaggcaggaggggcagggggttgAGGCTCACCTGGTTGTTGGTGTCAGTGGAGGTGGTGTGAGGAGAAGTGTGTGAGGGAGAGAGGCGCTGGGCCGGCTTTTATGCTGGTGCGGGAGCGAGGGGCGGGACAGGCTTTGGGCATGAGGGCATTGTGCAGCAAGCAGGTCCTCAGgacacagcctcctcctcaggaaTGGGCTGGAGCAAGCTTTTCTGCCTCACTCATccctttttatgtttgttttattaagGACATGCCTTCTGACTATGTTGACATTTTTTGGGGTGAGAGGAGGTGTGTTTGGGAGTATTTTCCTGGCAGATGTATGTCATTGCATTTTTGGAGACGTGACCAAGCCCCAGTAGTGGTTGGGTGCCATCAGTGTGGTttaatttttgtcattgttGAGCTTGGAACTGGGTGACTTGTAAAGTAACTTtgaacccaaaccattctatgatctc
This DNA window, taken from Calypte anna isolate BGI_N300 chromosome 2, bCalAnn1_v1.p, whole genome shotgun sequence, encodes the following:
- the LOC115597833 gene encoding feather beta keratin-like produces the protein MACYDRCGSCGPTPLANSCNEPCVRQCQASRVVIQPPAVQVTLPGPILTSFPQSTAVGSSASAAVGNDLSALGVPINSGYALGYGLGYGLGGLGGLGCGYGLGGRGIC